One stretch of Lucilia cuprina isolate Lc7/37 chromosome 6, ASM2204524v1, whole genome shotgun sequence DNA includes these proteins:
- the LOC111687442 gene encoding protein unzipped has protein sequence MLSSNKKPPRLPRFLSLNICSLTLALFLFVTSSQAAVHSVLTYKNASTLLGQLVTSSTLVWETYDVKDPKQLQYAVEGGKYITEEEHYPIYVCRVNIDGVGTIGHTEKIQQSHVCKAAHYKNMKYNTFDVLINKGHLGKVSWKHWRKFNVGVPVGAIRIGEDAYIGRHKAPQTESNAAEGGQQQGADFNLGRLDPVGLGKIKVMESNVEKDYDEGEVLVETEPFRYELKDIRLDQIRLDMRENITELAFGVLANTGDKYSVVETALTYGFDHVQYWGSHEGVARGLPTKVFENDASKPAEINWALKHSEKRFETKSVNTKLWPGTAINVTLKGNYVTLDAPYSAKLYAFYAGSEDSVSRKIKAEVSL, from the exons ATGTTGTCTTCAAATAAAAAACCACCGAGATTACCCAGGTTTCTCAGCCTAAATATATGCTCCTTAACATTAGCACTCTTCCTTTTCGTTACATCCAGCCAAGCTGCCGTCCATTCAGTACTCACATATAAAAATGCCTCCACTCTGTTGGGCCAGTTGGTCACCTCCAGTACTCTAGTGTGGGAAACATATGATGTCAAAGATCCCAAACAATTGCAATATGCCGTAGAGGGTGGTAAATACATTACCGAAGAAGAACACTATCCCATTTATGTGTGTCGGGTGAATATTGATGGTGTGGGCACTATTGGTCATACCGAGAAAATACAACAGTCTCATGTTTGCAAGGCAGcccattataaaaatatgaaatacaataCATTTGATGTCTTGATCAATAAGGGTCATTTGGGTAAAGTGTCCTGGAAACATTGGCGTAAATTTAATGTGGGTGTGCCTGTGGGAGCTATACGCATAGGAGAAGATGCTTACATAGGCAGACATAAGGCACCTCAAACTGAGAGTAATGCTGCTGAGGGTGGTCAACAACAGGGCGCAGATTTCAATTTAGGACGCTTGGATCCCGTGGGTTTGGGTAAAATAAAGGTAATGGAATCGAATGTTGAAAAGGATTACGATGAGGGAGAAGTGTTAGTAGAAACCGAACCTTTCCGTTATGAATTAAAAGATATCAGATTAGATCAAATACGTTTGGATATGAGAGAAAATATTACCGAGTTGG CTTTTGGAGTCTTGGCTAATACGGGTGACAAATATAGTGTTGTGGAAACTGCCTTGACTTATGGTTTTGATCATGTCCAGTACTGGGGTTCTCATGAAGGTGTAGCCCGTGGCTTGCCTACTAAGGTTTTCGAAAATGATGCTTCTAAACCGGCGGAAATCAATTGGGCCTTGAAACATAGTGAAAAACGTTTTGAAACCAAATCGGTGAATACTAAACTTTGGCCTGGTACTGCCATTAATGTTACTCTTAAGGGCAATTATGTGACTTTGGATGCTCCCTATAGTGCGAAACTGTACGCTTTCTATGCTGGCAGTGAGGACAGTGTATCGAGAAAAATTAAGGCGGAGGTAAGTTTATAG